The following coding sequences are from one Candidatus Binatia bacterium window:
- a CDS encoding class I SAM-dependent methyltransferase, translating to MSKPREDVLPTYNRVATGWDLHRDCSLFEKPYLDRFLALAPGQRVLDLGCGSGRPIAAYLHGQGAAVTGVDGASGMTAIFQRNLPDCEVLTADMRGLELGRVFDAILAWDSFFHLPVSDQIAMFPVFSRHLVAGGVLMFTSGPQAGEVWGTVEGQSVYHASLDPAQYRFHLKASGMCDLSFTPEDPCCQGRSIWIAQA from the coding sequence ATGTCGAAGCCGCGAGAGGATGTTCTGCCGACATACAATCGTGTGGCGACTGGTTGGGATCTTCACCGGGATTGCTCTCTTTTCGAGAAACCTTACCTGGATCGATTTCTCGCATTGGCGCCGGGCCAGCGCGTCCTCGACCTTGGCTGTGGTTCCGGGCGCCCGATTGCGGCCTATCTCCATGGCCAGGGTGCGGCGGTGACTGGTGTGGACGGCGCATCGGGAATGACCGCAATCTTTCAACGCAACCTGCCCGATTGCGAGGTGCTGACCGCGGATATGCGAGGATTGGAACTCGGGAGGGTCTTTGATGCCATCCTGGCATGGGATAGCTTCTTTCACCTTCCGGTGTCTGACCAGATCGCGATGTTTCCGGTCTTCTCCCGGCATCTGGTGGCAGGCGGCGTCCTCATGTTCACCTCAGGGCCGCAGGCAGGCGAGGTCTGGGGCACCGTGGAAGGCCAGTCGGTCTATCATGCAAGTCTGGATCCCGCGCAATATCGATTTCATCTCAAAGCCTCGGGAATGTGCGACCTCTCCTTTACCCCCGAGGATCCGTGTTGCCAGGGACGATCGATATGGATCGCGCAAGCTTGA
- a CDS encoding molybdopterin dinucleotide binding domain-containing protein — translation LHMHPQDAAQVGIAEGALADVISPVATVRVPVRIIEDLMPGSVALPHGWGHQHADGLGVASRTSGVNVNLLAADGPERIERLSGMAHLTGIDVEIRPAAGALDPTSWSGLPAESPVNPEPQDRTA, via the coding sequence ACCTGCATATGCACCCCCAGGATGCAGCGCAGGTCGGAATCGCCGAGGGGGCCCTCGCCGATGTCATTTCGCCAGTCGCCACCGTGCGCGTGCCCGTGCGTATCATCGAGGATCTGATGCCCGGATCGGTTGCCCTGCCGCACGGCTGGGGCCACCAACATGCCGACGGCCTGGGCGTGGCGAGTCGCACCTCGGGCGTGAACGTCAACCTGCTCGCCGCGGATGGGCCCGAACGGATCGAACGCCTCTCGGGCATGGCGCACCTCACCGGGATCGACGTCGAGATCCGACCTGCGGCCGGCGCGCTGGATCCGACCTCCTGGTCGGGCCTTCCGGCGGAGTCTCCCGTCAATCCAGAACCTCAAGATCGAACCGCCTGA
- a CDS encoding sulfatase-like hydrolase/transferase, with product MDRPNIIVMLADDLGWADVGFHGGPIDTPGLDRLAREGLELERFYTTPICSPTRAALMTGRDPMRLGIAYAVIMPWRNNGVHPDEHFMPESFRAAGYQTAMVGKWHLGHSQQTYHPNERGFEHFYGHLHTEVGYFPPFAAQGGRDFQRNGVSIEDEGYETFLMGEEASRWIRDRDKNKPFFLYVPFLAPHTPLDAPEDLQEKYADLVDDREPTRSRESDRSRMIGKLTLRPSARPMYAAVVDAMDQAIAQILDTLDQQGIADNTIVLFFSDNGGAAYATGGADNAPLRGGKGDTFEGGIRVVSVMRWPKEIPAGEKFPEISSVMDVFPTLAAAAGVSSGAAKELDGRNLWPAIQGTGKAPALDDYLFFTSETPIRGSFSFTAFDDEWKLVQEIQQGFLSADVTNYLFRIDDDPHERNNLAAANPEVVARMSDAIQRWRLLYPVSGTRSELVPPPGWRAPLDWATYPRPIESLGPEPAPGMPPEGALTALDWMHGEGGRLIYDCEPWSFLQGGLCQ from the coding sequence ATGGACCGGCCCAATATCATCGTCATGCTGGCCGACGATCTGGGATGGGCGGACGTGGGCTTCCACGGCGGCCCGATTGACACTCCCGGCCTTGATCGATTGGCCCGGGAAGGTCTTGAACTGGAACGCTTCTACACAACACCCATCTGCTCACCCACCCGTGCGGCCTTGATGACCGGACGAGATCCGATGCGGCTCGGCATCGCCTACGCCGTGATCATGCCGTGGCGCAACAATGGCGTTCATCCCGACGAACACTTTATGCCCGAAAGCTTCCGCGCCGCCGGGTACCAGACCGCCATGGTCGGCAAATGGCACCTCGGCCACTCTCAGCAAACCTATCACCCAAATGAGCGCGGCTTCGAGCACTTCTACGGCCACCTCCATACCGAGGTCGGCTATTTCCCTCCGTTTGCCGCGCAGGGGGGACGAGACTTTCAACGCAACGGCGTAAGCATCGAGGATGAAGGCTACGAAACGTTCCTGATGGGAGAAGAGGCCTCTCGGTGGATTCGCGACCGGGACAAAAACAAACCCTTCTTTCTCTATGTCCCGTTTCTTGCTCCCCACACGCCGCTGGACGCCCCCGAAGACTTGCAGGAGAAATATGCCGACCTGGTCGACGACCGCGAACCGACTCGCAGTCGCGAATCCGATCGATCCCGTATGATCGGAAAATTGACGCTCCGCCCCAGTGCCCGACCGATGTATGCCGCGGTTGTCGACGCGATGGATCAGGCAATCGCACAAATCCTCGACACGCTGGACCAGCAGGGGATCGCCGACAACACCATCGTCCTTTTCTTCAGCGACAATGGCGGCGCAGCCTACGCAACAGGCGGCGCGGACAATGCGCCGCTGCGTGGTGGCAAGGGCGATACCTTCGAAGGCGGCATCCGGGTGGTTTCGGTCATGCGATGGCCCAAGGAGATTCCTGCAGGCGAAAAGTTCCCCGAGATCTCATCGGTGATGGACGTTTTTCCCACCCTGGCTGCCGCCGCAGGAGTCTCGTCCGGTGCCGCAAAGGAGCTGGATGGGCGGAATCTATGGCCCGCCATCCAGGGCACGGGCAAAGCGCCTGCTTTGGATGACTACCTCTTTTTCACTTCCGAAACGCCGATCCGCGGCTCGTTCAGTTTCACGGCGTTCGACGACGAGTGGAAACTGGTGCAGGAAATCCAGCAGGGCTTTCTATCGGCGGACGTCACCAACTACCTCTTTCGGATCGACGATGACCCCCATGAGCGAAACAATCTGGCGGCGGCCAATCCCGAAGTGGTCGCGCGAATGTCCGATGCCATCCAGCGCTGGCGCCTTCTTTACCCGGTCTCGGGGACGCGTTCGGAATTGGTACCACCCCCCGGCTGGCGGGCCCCTCTGGATTGGGCCACCTACCCCCGACCGATCGAATCCCTCGGGCCCGAACCCGCACCCGGCATGCCGCCCGAAGGGGCTCTCACCGCCCTGGACTGGATGCACGGCGAAGGTGGCCGCCTGATCTATGACTGCGAGCCCTGGAGCTTTCTGCAGGGAGGACTTTGCCAATGA
- a CDS encoding VOC family protein — MNIFVSDLDRAVDFYEGTLGLVRVSYEQEHGYAAFRAGAISLGLAVAEPRQDELVGRHTGVGLAVADLEAEHARLTALGVTFSLPPTRQPWGGFMAMFADPEGNIFYLDEVAVMHSA; from the coding sequence GTGAACATCTTCGTGAGTGACCTTGATCGAGCCGTCGACTTCTATGAAGGCACGCTGGGCTTGGTGCGAGTCTCTTATGAACAGGAACACGGTTATGCCGCGTTCCGGGCGGGAGCGATCTCGCTCGGGCTTGCGGTGGCCGAGCCCCGGCAAGACGAACTTGTGGGTCGGCATACCGGAGTGGGGCTGGCGGTTGCGGATCTCGAGGCCGAGCACGCGAGGCTGACTGCTTTGGGTGTGACGTTTTCTCTGCCTCCGACGCGGCAGCCCTGGGGTGGCTTCATGGCAATGTTCGCTGACCCGGAAGGGAATATCTTCTATCTCGATGAGGTCGCGGTGATGCACTCGGCGTAG
- a CDS encoding MBL fold metallo-hydrolase, producing MTCGRLLVLLVLFGCQPSPSAEIDGAGQEGAQRNSTHELFDLGEDLNVAIEIAPNVFQSRGTANAQAIVTTEGTVIVDTGLSNQPKVQEQLLEIIPGPVSHVVLTHAHADHYSATDSFADSQTEIVAHAEFAHNQRYLKELSPLLMSRNAIFFPDHTPAVPGILSGLVKHLYPTVEPTRVLYEPYAFEQGGIRFEIIPTPGAEGADGLSVWLPDQEILFTGDLFGTTFPMWPNLTSMRGERARFPKPYMDSLDRILELDPEMLVPSHFAPIEGKERIRAGLRRMRDAIAYVEQAVFDGMNAGKDVHTLMREIQLPPDLALPEPHGKVSWGVRSIWEAYTGWFHLQQTSEIYALPRNEVYPELVAMAGGASAIAARAQQRLDEGRILEALHLTEIALDAEPENGQVRQTQTNILEVLLDESGRTNHFETFWLEHQLGRNRE from the coding sequence ATGACGTGTGGCCGGCTACTGGTCCTGCTCGTTCTGTTCGGATGTCAGCCATCGCCCTCTGCGGAAATCGATGGGGCTGGACAGGAAGGCGCGCAGAGAAATTCCACTCATGAGCTCTTCGATCTGGGTGAGGATCTCAATGTGGCCATCGAGATTGCTCCGAACGTCTTCCAGTCGCGCGGCACGGCCAATGCACAAGCGATCGTGACGACCGAAGGCACCGTCATCGTCGACACCGGCCTCTCCAACCAGCCGAAGGTGCAGGAACAATTGCTCGAGATCATCCCCGGCCCGGTCAGCCATGTCGTGCTCACCCATGCGCACGCAGACCACTATAGTGCGACCGACTCTTTCGCCGACAGCCAGACCGAAATCGTCGCTCATGCCGAATTCGCGCACAACCAGCGCTACCTCAAGGAACTCTCGCCCCTTCTGATGTCGCGCAACGCGATCTTTTTTCCCGACCACACCCCGGCTGTCCCCGGGATCCTCTCGGGGCTGGTCAAACATCTCTATCCGACGGTTGAGCCGACGCGCGTGCTGTACGAGCCCTACGCTTTCGAACAGGGCGGGATCCGGTTCGAGATTATCCCGACACCCGGCGCCGAGGGAGCCGACGGGCTCTCGGTCTGGCTGCCCGATCAGGAGATCCTGTTTACCGGAGATCTTTTCGGAACCACCTTCCCCATGTGGCCCAACCTGACGTCCATGCGAGGCGAGAGAGCGCGATTTCCGAAACCCTACATGGATTCGCTCGACAGAATTCTGGAACTCGATCCCGAAATGCTTGTGCCGAGCCATTTTGCCCCGATCGAAGGAAAGGAAAGGATCCGCGCGGGCCTGCGACGTATGCGTGACGCCATCGCCTATGTGGAGCAAGCGGTGTTCGATGGCATGAATGCGGGCAAGGATGTCCATACGCTGATGCGAGAGATCCAACTGCCGCCCGACCTTGCCCTGCCTGAACCCCACGGCAAGGTATCCTGGGGGGTGCGGAGTATCTGGGAGGCCTATACCGGCTGGTTCCATCTGCAGCAGACCTCCGAGATCTACGCGCTGCCGCGCAACGAGGTCTATCCCGAACTGGTCGCCATGGCCGGCGGCGCATCCGCGATCGCGGCACGAGCGCAGCAAAGACTGGACGAAGGCCGAATACTCGAAGCATTGCACCTGACCGAGATTGCGTTGGACGCGGAGCCCGAAAACGGACAAGTTCGGCAAACCCAAACGAATATCCTCGAAGTTCTTCTTGACGAAAGTGGCCGAACAAACCACTTCGAAACCTTTTGGCTGGAGCACCAACTTGGGAGAAATCGTGAATAA
- a CDS encoding TetR/AcrR family transcriptional regulator encodes MSSGRDSEVQQRGDGTGQAARREPGTATRDRIIAAAEELFAARGVDAVSLVEIGVAAGQRNRSAVQYHFHDKAGMVAAVRAKHQPAIEAHRIQLLEELESRPAPRLRGFVEALVYPLAEHVRSTPGGRAYLCMSAGLLGHPEYSPMSRESTASPTAVRLMSHLSERSRRLPHDAVGPRMLLVTGMLFHGLADHARGPSSPASGDEDQWRQIVENLVICIVAVLKAPEPRQPQGLKQSSGSGASS; translated from the coding sequence ATGTCAAGCGGTCGTGATTCGGAGGTGCAGCAGAGGGGTGATGGCACCGGGCAAGCAGCGCGAAGGGAACCCGGCACCGCGACGCGGGATCGTATTATCGCGGCTGCCGAAGAGCTCTTCGCCGCCCGAGGCGTCGATGCCGTATCGTTGGTCGAGATTGGTGTGGCGGCAGGGCAGAGAAACCGCTCGGCGGTTCAATATCATTTTCACGACAAGGCGGGCATGGTCGCGGCTGTCCGGGCCAAACATCAGCCGGCGATCGAAGCCCATCGCATCCAGCTTCTGGAGGAACTCGAAAGCAGACCCGCGCCGCGGCTGCGCGGGTTCGTCGAAGCTCTGGTGTATCCACTGGCAGAGCATGTGCGATCGACTCCGGGTGGGCGGGCCTACCTGTGCATGAGTGCGGGTCTTCTCGGACACCCCGAATACTCGCCGATGTCCCGGGAAAGCACGGCCAGTCCGACAGCAGTCCGCTTGATGAGCCATCTGTCCGAGCGCTCGCGGCGCCTGCCTCACGATGCCGTGGGTCCAAGGATGTTGCTGGTGACCGGTATGCTTTTTCATGGGCTGGCGGACCATGCCCGCGGCCCGTCGTCTCCTGCCTCGGGTGACGAAGACCAGTGGCGGCAGATCGTCGAGAACCTGGTCATTTGTATTGTGGCGGTTCTGAAGGCTCCAGAACCTCGCCAACCGCAAGGGCTGAAACAGTCGAGCGGCAGCGGGGCTTCCTCTTGA
- a CDS encoding TonB-dependent receptor, which yields MNKTHPQSPSATQPGFLRSRLAWAALFSLLAALLVPQESHAQSESTPASDIQYMEAIEETDTLGGEDAVVDSMDQQVEQAQAGESLTRVSPTREARIEEIVVSARKRAELLEDTPVSITALGAEVLRESGINRLDGIQELVPNLRIDSGINGNSTLIRIRGVGTSTAGVAFEPGVGLYVDGVFLPRALGSLMDLVDVGQIEVLRGPQGTLFGKNTVGGAINITTVKPQDQLEAFAMVRPGNFGSVTTRAMVNIPIDIGWLRDRLSSRFSVATTNDRGYVYNETQDLYQSDRNSVAFLGSLRFQPIEDLTIDASGTWTREHNRNRGGRCVYVRESGLQSRGLEAACRASKPYRINANVPMLFDLRSYGAWGTATYQIGDVGPIEDLSVKFLTSWREQRNRFRGDTDMTIEPTVDRLGVGGEFAPSGIPTNGGEGTARQISEELQVNGSALDDRLNFVAGYFVFWENATEPTNTTTDIKLRDVPASITRSTYATIGTDNSNWAVYSQATLDVTDWLSATAGLRYSEDLKQASLEQYAVETGEETFAGSGRQLFSRFTPMASIAATVPERYLDDSPFDHIMGYFTYSQGFKGGGFNAVPGPRIDDQLAELPAFGPEILDNFEIGAKTVFLDQRLSANVSFFFGSYDDIQVTSIQDLGDLDGDGVPELVRITQNAAQATTKGLEFELLARPIDGMVVQGSVGVVDARYDNFPVAISDYDGNEINRSGESFAGIPQLQTFVSLQHSFPVQVTGAQMLDGYITPRLEWAYTSEIYYSGRELLQGRQGGVNLLNGRLSWDFLDDRAQVALWSKNMLNEKVIDYVTPLSATFGVANRFYRVPRTFGAELSYTF from the coding sequence GTGAATAAGACTCATCCTCAAAGTCCATCGGCTACCCAACCCGGATTCCTCCGGAGCCGGCTCGCATGGGCCGCTCTATTCAGCTTGCTGGCGGCCCTGCTCGTACCACAAGAATCTCACGCCCAATCGGAAAGCACCCCCGCCTCGGACATCCAGTACATGGAGGCGATCGAAGAAACCGACACCCTGGGCGGCGAAGATGCGGTGGTCGACTCGATGGACCAACAAGTCGAGCAAGCCCAAGCAGGAGAATCGCTCACCCGAGTCAGCCCGACACGCGAAGCCAGGATCGAGGAGATCGTGGTCAGCGCGCGCAAACGGGCGGAGTTGCTCGAGGACACGCCAGTATCCATCACAGCACTCGGTGCCGAGGTCCTGCGTGAGTCCGGCATCAACCGACTCGACGGGATCCAGGAATTGGTGCCCAACCTGCGCATCGACTCGGGCATCAACGGCAACTCCACCCTGATCCGCATACGCGGCGTGGGGACCTCGACTGCAGGCGTGGCATTTGAGCCCGGTGTGGGACTTTATGTCGACGGTGTCTTTCTGCCCCGCGCGCTCGGATCCCTGATGGATCTGGTCGATGTGGGCCAGATCGAAGTCCTGCGCGGGCCGCAGGGAACGCTTTTCGGAAAAAACACTGTCGGCGGAGCGATCAATATCACCACCGTAAAGCCGCAGGATCAGCTCGAGGCTTTCGCGATGGTTCGGCCCGGAAATTTCGGTTCGGTGACCACCCGCGCCATGGTCAATATCCCCATCGATATCGGCTGGCTGCGCGACCGGCTCTCCAGCCGTTTTTCGGTCGCCACCACCAACGACCGCGGCTATGTCTACAACGAGACACAGGACCTCTATCAATCCGATCGAAATTCCGTAGCCTTCCTCGGAAGCCTGCGGTTCCAACCGATCGAGGACCTGACCATCGACGCCAGCGGCACCTGGACGCGCGAACACAACCGTAACCGCGGCGGCCGTTGCGTCTATGTGCGCGAAAGCGGCCTGCAATCGCGCGGACTCGAGGCCGCCTGTCGCGCCAGCAAGCCTTACCGGATCAATGCGAACGTCCCGATGCTCTTTGACCTGCGCAGCTACGGCGCCTGGGGCACCGCCACCTACCAGATTGGTGACGTGGGTCCGATCGAGGACTTGAGCGTCAAATTTCTGACCTCGTGGCGCGAACAGCGCAACCGTTTTCGCGGCGACACCGATATGACAATCGAACCGACCGTGGACCGCCTCGGTGTTGGCGGCGAATTCGCGCCCTCCGGAATCCCGACAAATGGCGGCGAAGGAACTGCGCGACAGATCTCCGAAGAACTCCAGGTCAACGGCAGCGCCCTTGACGATCGCCTGAATTTCGTGGCCGGCTATTTCGTCTTCTGGGAAAATGCCACCGAACCCACCAACACCACAACCGACATCAAGCTGCGCGATGTACCCGCATCCATCACCCGCAGCACCTATGCCACTATCGGCACCGACAACTCGAACTGGGCGGTCTATTCCCAGGCAACGCTCGACGTCACCGATTGGCTGAGTGCGACGGCCGGCCTGCGCTACAGCGAAGATCTGAAACAGGCGTCGCTAGAGCAGTACGCTGTCGAGACAGGTGAGGAAACCTTTGCGGGCTCCGGCCGCCAGCTGTTTTCGCGCTTCACCCCGATGGCCAGCATCGCGGCCACCGTGCCCGAGCGCTATCTTGATGATTCGCCCTTCGATCATATCATGGGCTACTTCACCTATTCGCAGGGCTTCAAAGGAGGCGGCTTCAACGCCGTCCCCGGACCGCGCATCGACGACCAACTAGCGGAATTGCCGGCGTTCGGCCCCGAGATCCTCGACAACTTCGAGATCGGTGCCAAGACCGTCTTTCTGGACCAACGCTTGTCGGCCAACGTCTCGTTCTTTTTCGGCAGTTACGACGACATTCAGGTCACCAGTATTCAGGATCTGGGGGATCTGGACGGCGATGGAGTCCCCGAATTGGTCCGCATCACCCAGAATGCCGCCCAGGCAACGACCAAGGGGCTGGAATTCGAGCTCCTCGCGCGACCGATCGACGGGATGGTTGTGCAAGGCTCGGTAGGAGTCGTCGACGCCCGGTATGACAACTTCCCGGTGGCGATCTCGGACTATGATGGAAACGAGATCAATCGAAGCGGCGAGAGCTTTGCCGGTATTCCCCAGCTACAGACCTTCGTTTCGCTGCAGCATTCGTTCCCGGTGCAGGTCACTGGAGCCCAGATGCTCGACGGCTACATCACGCCGCGGCTGGAATGGGCCTATACATCCGAGATCTACTACTCCGGGCGCGAACTGCTGCAGGGCCGCCAAGGTGGCGTCAACCTTCTGAACGGCCGCCTCTCGTGGGACTTCCTCGATGATCGCGCGCAGGTCGCCCTATGGTCCAAAAACATGCTCAACGAAAAGGTCATCGATTACGTGACCCCGCTTTCGGCGACCTTCGGCGTGGCGAACCGCTTCTATCGGGTACCGCGCACGTTCGGGGCCGAGCTTTCCTATACGTTCTGA